A genomic region of Paenibacillus sp. PL2-23 contains the following coding sequences:
- a CDS encoding heparinase II/III family protein, which translates to MLTSRLARLRSNASRPEFQGAVGHIREQARRAKEVRLELEAKQAANWGHYYHCRQDGARLQFSWNHPKTHKCPHCDQIWMGEPFDSAWVGLAHHQLGQLLKQGSILYAIEQDASLLEWMKETFLQYARVYETYVVHGDIPYNGPGKLFAQTLDEAHWILDLAMGYQYLEECFTSKERDFILEGLFRPCALFLIQYKEEQLHNHAVHITSAIAVLGFLLQDQEVQAAGLEGPYGLHDQLKRGVLADGFWYEGSFGYHYYVIGALIQYAVTVEGTAWDCRNDPEINSIFKSMFDHPLQLLLNNGKFANVNDWKRGDSIYNYIPYYEVALDWYGDEAYQGLLRELYSREGTSRDSYLALLFGKELMTLEQPAAERRELERLIQSDCSLAASGYTKISRPDGPYLFVKHSPFGGEHDHMDRLGISYGIGDIPLIDDPGTVAYAVPIHYAWFKHTYSHNTFCIDGHDQPPADGRRIAYEQESWGSWVVSDVNWMQDDYLMQGKILLPTDMCTWNEEAYRGCSITRINAVTSKLFLDVFRVQARAEQEIDILYHVKGEAADTSGWMPTSDKLSRLSETLFRDKRKKNVAGSQSMAWNVENGYLVQASWCSSSGAHYLTYTPDNPPDQERHSLIQRTCIPHSGEVWFVNVFYHASAYTQASVRASASPCSDANGSVIRVEAAYGTEHAIFTIHCSEDKARVEWGV; encoded by the coding sequence ATGCTTACATCGAGGCTTGCAAGGCTTCGTTCCAACGCAAGCCGCCCGGAATTTCAGGGTGCTGTTGGTCATATTCGGGAACAAGCAAGAAGAGCGAAGGAAGTACGGCTTGAGCTGGAAGCGAAGCAAGCAGCGAATTGGGGGCATTACTATCATTGCCGGCAGGACGGTGCTCGTCTGCAATTCTCATGGAATCACCCAAAGACGCATAAGTGTCCCCACTGCGATCAGATCTGGATGGGTGAACCGTTTGACTCTGCCTGGGTCGGTCTTGCTCATCATCAGCTGGGACAGCTGCTGAAGCAGGGGAGTATTCTGTATGCCATCGAACAAGATGCCAGCTTGTTGGAGTGGATGAAGGAGACCTTTCTCCAATATGCGAGAGTATACGAAACGTATGTCGTCCATGGCGATATTCCATATAACGGGCCCGGCAAGCTATTTGCGCAAACGCTCGATGAAGCCCATTGGATACTGGATTTAGCCATGGGCTATCAATATCTGGAAGAGTGTTTCACCTCGAAGGAACGAGACTTCATCTTGGAAGGACTGTTTCGTCCCTGCGCGCTCTTCTTGATTCAGTACAAAGAGGAGCAGCTTCATAACCATGCCGTTCATATCACTTCGGCCATTGCGGTTCTTGGCTTTCTTTTACAAGATCAAGAGGTTCAAGCCGCAGGGCTGGAAGGGCCTTATGGACTTCATGACCAACTGAAGCGGGGGGTTCTTGCCGACGGGTTCTGGTATGAGGGCTCCTTTGGTTATCATTATTATGTCATAGGTGCCCTGATTCAATATGCTGTAACGGTAGAAGGAACAGCGTGGGATTGCCGCAATGACCCGGAGATCAACAGCATCTTCAAGAGCATGTTTGATCATCCGTTGCAATTGCTGTTGAATAACGGGAAATTCGCGAATGTGAACGATTGGAAGAGAGGGGATAGCATATACAACTATATTCCTTATTACGAAGTTGCGTTGGATTGGTACGGCGACGAAGCCTACCAAGGCCTGCTAAGGGAGTTATACAGTAGAGAAGGGACTTCGCGCGACTCCTACCTGGCTTTGTTGTTCGGGAAGGAGTTGATGACCTTAGAGCAGCCTGCGGCTGAGCGCAGGGAGCTGGAACGTCTCATTCAGTCCGATTGTTCATTAGCAGCGAGCGGCTACACAAAAATTAGTCGTCCAGACGGACCTTATTTGTTCGTAAAACACAGTCCGTTCGGCGGGGAGCATGACCATATGGATCGTCTGGGTATCTCCTATGGTATCGGCGATATCCCGTTGATTGATGATCCAGGGACGGTCGCTTATGCGGTTCCCATACACTATGCTTGGTTCAAGCATACGTATTCGCACAATACATTCTGTATAGACGGACACGACCAACCGCCTGCAGACGGGCGCCGAATAGCCTATGAGCAGGAAAGCTGGGGAAGCTGGGTTGTCTCCGATGTGAATTGGATGCAGGATGACTATCTTATGCAGGGGAAGATATTGCTGCCGACGGACATGTGCACCTGGAACGAGGAAGCCTACCGAGGCTGCAGCATTACACGGATAAACGCTGTAACAAGCAAGCTCTTCTTGGATGTATTCCGCGTGCAGGCGAGGGCGGAACAAGAAATTGACATCCTGTATCATGTGAAGGGCGAAGCCGCAGATACGAGCGGCTGGATGCCGACAAGCGACAAGCTGAGTCGGTTGTCAGAGACACTTTTCCGGGACAAACGGAAGAAAAACGTCGCAGGAAGCCAATCGATGGCTTGGAATGTGGAGAATGGTTATTTGGTTCAGGCGAGCTGGTGCTCCTCGTCAGGCGCTCATTATTTAACGTATACACCGGATAATCCGCCGGATCAGGAGCGGCATTCTCTCATCCAAAGGACCTGCATACCCCATTCCGGAGAAGTATGGTTTGTGAACGTATTCTACCATGCTTCTGCGTATACCCAAGCGTCAGTCCGTGCTTCCGCCTCGCCATGCAGCGATGCTAATGGTTCGGTAATCAGGGTAGAAGCGGCGTATGGAACGGAGCATGCCATATTTACGATTCATTGTTCGGAAGATAAAGCTCGCGTCGAATGGGGAGTTTGA
- a CDS encoding VanZ family protein, with translation MQSERIIGLRRLIKLCCWILYILYLFVLFKYLVLDRLHFYGGNRSYNLIPFDSISQYLNNKEKYNNNIWFMNLVGNLIMLMPFGVLLPMLYSELRKLRIFIVLLLGINLSIEIGQYMMGLGSFDVDDVILNASGALAVYLFIWTVLYKTLLRIEAQKPTKQINHNNIQTRGGNR, from the coding sequence GTGCAAAGTGAAAGGATAATCGGCTTGAGACGACTAATCAAATTATGCTGCTGGATCTTATATATCCTATACCTATTTGTTCTCTTTAAATATTTGGTTTTAGATAGACTTCACTTTTATGGTGGAAATAGATCGTATAATTTGATTCCATTTGATTCTATTTCACAATATCTAAACAACAAAGAAAAATATAATAACAACATTTGGTTTATGAATCTCGTTGGAAATCTGATCATGCTAATGCCGTTCGGCGTATTATTGCCGATGCTATACAGTGAATTAAGAAAGCTTAGGATTTTTATCGTTTTACTCCTCGGCATTAATTTGTCGATAGAGATTGGTCAATACATGATGGGCTTAGGCAGCTTTGACGTTGACGATGTCATTTTGAATGCCTCAGGAGCGTTGGCCGTTTATTTGTTCATATGGACGGTTCTATACAAGACCTTGCTGCGAATCGAGGCTCAAAAACCGACCAAACAGATAAACCATAATAATATACAAACCAGAGGGGGTAACCGGTAA